One window from the genome of Pieris napi chromosome 12, ilPieNapi1.2, whole genome shotgun sequence encodes:
- the LOC125054556 gene encoding glycine receptor subunit alpha-4-like isoform X3, with protein sequence MWQLLMPLLALVAPGGGSFSPNRELLECASQILYMDQYAYQLPTNYSRNIPPGKNTTVYIGINVNRVSGVDENREEITLDVFLQVSWEEIRLNVPPGRSFIDLPWEFRQLIWTPDLYIWQLQTMRILSVLQEMASLRLYANRTVSVSIGATITIKCEMDFVLYPLDVQNCAIDFSSYKYTTEDVRFEWREVAPWFGIAGEQRHEFRLPKYVVTFVTDKSNHIRNFGEGEHSAARLQIKLSRELRGYLLESYLPSSLFVIISWGSFCVIPEIVPGRMVLLVTTLLSLVTMFDTVSTNSPDALELKCIEVWLISCTLFVFLALLEYFVVLFGIRYDKSWSRRRQDLRRAASAAQLAPPLHMNHSQRLSTPVTGTPQGGVFSPQLSVEDEGLKQQFSHQTIQRDSPILEAIQQSGSANGVWARICTSAEKGVMFCGAQHGALDRYALIVFPLCFILFTVIYWTTYLSEAHRAMHSTRYG encoded by the exons CCAGATACTATACATGGACCAATACGCGTATCAGCTTCCAACCAACTACAGTAGAAACATTCCACCTG GCAAGAACACCACTGTATATATAGGAATAAACGTGAACAGAGTTTCTGGAGTCGATGAAAATAGAGAG gagATAACACTGGATGTATTCCTGCAAGTTTCGTGGGAAGAGATACGCCTGAACGTGCCGCCTGGAAGGTCGTTTATCGATCTGCCATGGGAGTTTCGTCAGCTCATATGGACGCCGGACCTGTACATCTGGCAACTTCAGACTATGAGAATACTTTCTGTTCTGCAGGAGATGGCCTCGTTACGGCTTTATGCCAATCGCACCGTGTCAGTCAGTATTGG TGccacaataacaataaaatgtgaGATGGACTTCGTGCTCTACCCCTTAGATGTACAGAACTGCGCAATAGACTTTAGCagtt ACAAATACACAACAGAGGACGTCCGTTTCGAGTGGAGGGAAGTCGCCCCATGGTTCGGGATCGCCGGGGAGCAGCGGCACGAGTTCCGACTGCCGAAATACGTGGTCACCTTCGTCACGGACAAAAGTAATCATATTCGAAATTTTGGTGAAG GTGAACACTCAGCAGCACGGCTTCAAATCAAGCTCTCGCGAGAGCTCAGAGGATATTTGCTGGAGAGCTACCTTCCTTCTTCGCTGTTCGTTATCATCTCCTGGGGAAGTTTCTGCGTCATTCCCGAGATAGTACCAGGAAGAATGGTACTCCTGGTGACTACATTACTGTCACTCGTCACGATGTTCGATACTGTGag caCGAACTCTCCTGATGCATTGGAACTAAAATGCATTGAAGTATGGCTGATCTCATGCACGTTATTCGTGTTCCTTGCCCTGCTGGAATACTTTGTGGTCCTGTTCGGGATCCGGTACGACAAGAGCTGGAGTCGACGGCGGCAGGACTTACGGCGAGCTGCCTCCGCAGCGCAACTAGCACCACCTTTACATATGAATCATTCACag AGGTTAAGTACCCCAGTGACTGGTACACCCCAAGGCGGCGTCTTCTCACCACAACTGAGTGTCGAAGACGAGGGCCTCAAACAACAGTTTTCACATCAAACTATTCAGAGG GACTCACCAATTTTGGAAGCGATACAACAATCTGGGAGCGCAAACGGCGTTTGGGCGCGAATTTGCACGTCAGCCGAAAAAGGTGTCATGTTCTGTGGTGCACAGCATGGCGCTTTAGACAGATACGCGCTTATTGTGTTTCCATTGTGCTTTATACTTTTCACAGTGATTTATTGGACCACTTACCTCAGTGAGGCACATCGGGCGATGCATAGCACGCGCTACGGGTGA
- the LOC125054556 gene encoding glycine receptor subunit alpha-3-like isoform X5 yields the protein MWQLLMPLLALVAPGGGSFSPNRELLECASQILYMDQYAYQLPTNYSRNIPPGKNTTVYIGINVNRVSGVDENREEITLDVFLQVSWEEIRLNVPPGRSFIDLPWEFRQLIWTPDLYIWQLQTMRILSVLQEMASLRLYANRTVSVSIGATITIKCEMDFVLYPLDVQNCAIDFSSYKYTTEDVRFEWREVAPWFGIAGEQRHEFRLPKYVVTFVTDKSNHIRNFGEGEHSAARLQIKLSRELRGYLLESYLPSSLFVIISWGSFCVIPEIVPGRMVLLVTTLLSLVTMFDTVSTNSPDALELKCIEVWLISCTLFVFLALLEYFVVLFGIRYDKSWSRRRQDLRRAASAAQLAPPLHMNHSQDSPILEAIQQSGSANGVWARICTSAEKGVMFCGAQHGALDRYALIVFPLCFILFTVIYWTTYLSEAHRAMHSTRYG from the exons CCAGATACTATACATGGACCAATACGCGTATCAGCTTCCAACCAACTACAGTAGAAACATTCCACCTG GCAAGAACACCACTGTATATATAGGAATAAACGTGAACAGAGTTTCTGGAGTCGATGAAAATAGAGAG gagATAACACTGGATGTATTCCTGCAAGTTTCGTGGGAAGAGATACGCCTGAACGTGCCGCCTGGAAGGTCGTTTATCGATCTGCCATGGGAGTTTCGTCAGCTCATATGGACGCCGGACCTGTACATCTGGCAACTTCAGACTATGAGAATACTTTCTGTTCTGCAGGAGATGGCCTCGTTACGGCTTTATGCCAATCGCACCGTGTCAGTCAGTATTGG TGccacaataacaataaaatgtgaGATGGACTTCGTGCTCTACCCCTTAGATGTACAGAACTGCGCAATAGACTTTAGCagtt ACAAATACACAACAGAGGACGTCCGTTTCGAGTGGAGGGAAGTCGCCCCATGGTTCGGGATCGCCGGGGAGCAGCGGCACGAGTTCCGACTGCCGAAATACGTGGTCACCTTCGTCACGGACAAAAGTAATCATATTCGAAATTTTGGTGAAG GTGAACACTCAGCAGCACGGCTTCAAATCAAGCTCTCGCGAGAGCTCAGAGGATATTTGCTGGAGAGCTACCTTCCTTCTTCGCTGTTCGTTATCATCTCCTGGGGAAGTTTCTGCGTCATTCCCGAGATAGTACCAGGAAGAATGGTACTCCTGGTGACTACATTACTGTCACTCGTCACGATGTTCGATACTGTGag caCGAACTCTCCTGATGCATTGGAACTAAAATGCATTGAAGTATGGCTGATCTCATGCACGTTATTCGTGTTCCTTGCCCTGCTGGAATACTTTGTGGTCCTGTTCGGGATCCGGTACGACAAGAGCTGGAGTCGACGGCGGCAGGACTTACGGCGAGCTGCCTCCGCAGCGCAACTAGCACCACCTTTACATATGAATCATTCACag GACTCACCAATTTTGGAAGCGATACAACAATCTGGGAGCGCAAACGGCGTTTGGGCGCGAATTTGCACGTCAGCCGAAAAAGGTGTCATGTTCTGTGGTGCACAGCATGGCGCTTTAGACAGATACGCGCTTATTGTGTTTCCATTGTGCTTTATACTTTTCACAGTGATTTATTGGACCACTTACCTCAGTGAGGCACATCGGGCGATGCATAGCACGCGCTACGGGTGA
- the LOC125054556 gene encoding glycine receptor subunit alpha-4-like isoform X4: MDQYAYQLPTNYSRNIPPGKNTTVYIGINVNRVSGVDENREEITLDVFLQVSWEEIRLNVPPGRSFIDLPWEFRQLIWTPDLYIWQLQTMRILSVLQEMASLRLYANRTVSVSIGATITIKCEMDFVLYPLDVQNCAIDFSSYKYTTEDVRFEWREVAPWFGIAGEQRHEFRLPKYVVTFVTDKSNHIRNFGEGEHSAARLQIKLSRELRGYLLESYLPSSLFVIISWGSFCVIPEIVPGRMVLLVTTLLSLVTMFDTVSTNSPDALELKCIEVWLISCTLFVFLALLEYFVVLFGIRYDKSWSRRRQDLRRAASAAQLAPPLHMNHSQRLSTPVTGTPQGGVFSPQLSVEDEGLKQQFSHQTIQRSTSSERRSWRGNRVGCETRPVSKDSPILEAIQQSGSANGVWARICTSAEKGVMFCGAQHGALDRYALIVFPLCFILFTVIYWTTYLSEAHRAMHSTRYG; encoded by the exons ATGGACCAATACGCGTATCAGCTTCCAACCAACTACAGTAGAAACATTCCACCTG GCAAGAACACCACTGTATATATAGGAATAAACGTGAACAGAGTTTCTGGAGTCGATGAAAATAGAGAG gagATAACACTGGATGTATTCCTGCAAGTTTCGTGGGAAGAGATACGCCTGAACGTGCCGCCTGGAAGGTCGTTTATCGATCTGCCATGGGAGTTTCGTCAGCTCATATGGACGCCGGACCTGTACATCTGGCAACTTCAGACTATGAGAATACTTTCTGTTCTGCAGGAGATGGCCTCGTTACGGCTTTATGCCAATCGCACCGTGTCAGTCAGTATTGG TGccacaataacaataaaatgtgaGATGGACTTCGTGCTCTACCCCTTAGATGTACAGAACTGCGCAATAGACTTTAGCagtt ACAAATACACAACAGAGGACGTCCGTTTCGAGTGGAGGGAAGTCGCCCCATGGTTCGGGATCGCCGGGGAGCAGCGGCACGAGTTCCGACTGCCGAAATACGTGGTCACCTTCGTCACGGACAAAAGTAATCATATTCGAAATTTTGGTGAAG GTGAACACTCAGCAGCACGGCTTCAAATCAAGCTCTCGCGAGAGCTCAGAGGATATTTGCTGGAGAGCTACCTTCCTTCTTCGCTGTTCGTTATCATCTCCTGGGGAAGTTTCTGCGTCATTCCCGAGATAGTACCAGGAAGAATGGTACTCCTGGTGACTACATTACTGTCACTCGTCACGATGTTCGATACTGTGag caCGAACTCTCCTGATGCATTGGAACTAAAATGCATTGAAGTATGGCTGATCTCATGCACGTTATTCGTGTTCCTTGCCCTGCTGGAATACTTTGTGGTCCTGTTCGGGATCCGGTACGACAAGAGCTGGAGTCGACGGCGGCAGGACTTACGGCGAGCTGCCTCCGCAGCGCAACTAGCACCACCTTTACATATGAATCATTCACag AGGTTAAGTACCCCAGTGACTGGTACACCCCAAGGCGGCGTCTTCTCACCACAACTGAGTGTCGAAGACGAGGGCCTCAAACAACAGTTTTCACATCAAACTATTCAGAGG TCCACCTCTTCGGAAAGAAGGAGTTGGAGAGGAAATAGAGTTGGATGTGAGACGAGACCCGTTAGTAAG GACTCACCAATTTTGGAAGCGATACAACAATCTGGGAGCGCAAACGGCGTTTGGGCGCGAATTTGCACGTCAGCCGAAAAAGGTGTCATGTTCTGTGGTGCACAGCATGGCGCTTTAGACAGATACGCGCTTATTGTGTTTCCATTGTGCTTTATACTTTTCACAGTGATTTATTGGACCACTTACCTCAGTGAGGCACATCGGGCGATGCATAGCACGCGCTACGGGTGA
- the LOC125054556 gene encoding gamma-aminobutyric acid receptor subunit delta-like isoform X2 has protein sequence MWQLLMPLLALVAPGGGSFSPNRELLECASQILYMDQYAYQLPTNYSRNIPPGKNTTVYIGINVNRVSGVDENREEITLDVFLQVSWEEIRLNVPPGRSFIDLPWEFRQLIWTPDLYIWQLQTMRILSVLQEMASLRLYANRTVSVSIGATITIKCEMDFVLYPLDVQNCAIDFSSYKYTTEDVRFEWREVAPWFGIAGEQRHEFRLPKYVVTFVTDKSEHSAARLQIKLSRELRGYLLESYLPSSLFVIISWGSFCVIPEIVPGRMVLLVTTLLSLVTMFDTVSTNSPDALELKCIEVWLISCTLFVFLALLEYFVVLFGIRYDKSWSRRRQDLRRAASAAQLAPPLHMNHSQRLSTPVTGTPQGGVFSPQLSVEDEGLKQQFSHQTIQRSTSSERRSWRGNRVGCETRPVSKDSPILEAIQQSGSANGVWARICTSAEKGVMFCGAQHGALDRYALIVFPLCFILFTVIYWTTYLSEAHRAMHSTRYG, from the exons CCAGATACTATACATGGACCAATACGCGTATCAGCTTCCAACCAACTACAGTAGAAACATTCCACCTG GCAAGAACACCACTGTATATATAGGAATAAACGTGAACAGAGTTTCTGGAGTCGATGAAAATAGAGAG gagATAACACTGGATGTATTCCTGCAAGTTTCGTGGGAAGAGATACGCCTGAACGTGCCGCCTGGAAGGTCGTTTATCGATCTGCCATGGGAGTTTCGTCAGCTCATATGGACGCCGGACCTGTACATCTGGCAACTTCAGACTATGAGAATACTTTCTGTTCTGCAGGAGATGGCCTCGTTACGGCTTTATGCCAATCGCACCGTGTCAGTCAGTATTGG TGccacaataacaataaaatgtgaGATGGACTTCGTGCTCTACCCCTTAGATGTACAGAACTGCGCAATAGACTTTAGCagtt ACAAATACACAACAGAGGACGTCCGTTTCGAGTGGAGGGAAGTCGCCCCATGGTTCGGGATCGCCGGGGAGCAGCGGCACGAGTTCCGACTGCCGAAATACGTGGTCACCTTCGTCACGGACAAAA GTGAACACTCAGCAGCACGGCTTCAAATCAAGCTCTCGCGAGAGCTCAGAGGATATTTGCTGGAGAGCTACCTTCCTTCTTCGCTGTTCGTTATCATCTCCTGGGGAAGTTTCTGCGTCATTCCCGAGATAGTACCAGGAAGAATGGTACTCCTGGTGACTACATTACTGTCACTCGTCACGATGTTCGATACTGTGag caCGAACTCTCCTGATGCATTGGAACTAAAATGCATTGAAGTATGGCTGATCTCATGCACGTTATTCGTGTTCCTTGCCCTGCTGGAATACTTTGTGGTCCTGTTCGGGATCCGGTACGACAAGAGCTGGAGTCGACGGCGGCAGGACTTACGGCGAGCTGCCTCCGCAGCGCAACTAGCACCACCTTTACATATGAATCATTCACag AGGTTAAGTACCCCAGTGACTGGTACACCCCAAGGCGGCGTCTTCTCACCACAACTGAGTGTCGAAGACGAGGGCCTCAAACAACAGTTTTCACATCAAACTATTCAGAGG TCCACCTCTTCGGAAAGAAGGAGTTGGAGAGGAAATAGAGTTGGATGTGAGACGAGACCCGTTAGTAAG GACTCACCAATTTTGGAAGCGATACAACAATCTGGGAGCGCAAACGGCGTTTGGGCGCGAATTTGCACGTCAGCCGAAAAAGGTGTCATGTTCTGTGGTGCACAGCATGGCGCTTTAGACAGATACGCGCTTATTGTGTTTCCATTGTGCTTTATACTTTTCACAGTGATTTATTGGACCACTTACCTCAGTGAGGCACATCGGGCGATGCATAGCACGCGCTACGGGTGA
- the LOC125054556 gene encoding glycine receptor subunit alpha-4-like isoform X1: protein MWQLLMPLLALVAPGGGSFSPNRELLECASQILYMDQYAYQLPTNYSRNIPPGKNTTVYIGINVNRVSGVDENREEITLDVFLQVSWEEIRLNVPPGRSFIDLPWEFRQLIWTPDLYIWQLQTMRILSVLQEMASLRLYANRTVSVSIGATITIKCEMDFVLYPLDVQNCAIDFSSYKYTTEDVRFEWREVAPWFGIAGEQRHEFRLPKYVVTFVTDKSNHIRNFGEGEHSAARLQIKLSRELRGYLLESYLPSSLFVIISWGSFCVIPEIVPGRMVLLVTTLLSLVTMFDTVSTNSPDALELKCIEVWLISCTLFVFLALLEYFVVLFGIRYDKSWSRRRQDLRRAASAAQLAPPLHMNHSQRLSTPVTGTPQGGVFSPQLSVEDEGLKQQFSHQTIQRSTSSERRSWRGNRVGCETRPVSKDSPILEAIQQSGSANGVWARICTSAEKGVMFCGAQHGALDRYALIVFPLCFILFTVIYWTTYLSEAHRAMHSTRYG from the exons CCAGATACTATACATGGACCAATACGCGTATCAGCTTCCAACCAACTACAGTAGAAACATTCCACCTG GCAAGAACACCACTGTATATATAGGAATAAACGTGAACAGAGTTTCTGGAGTCGATGAAAATAGAGAG gagATAACACTGGATGTATTCCTGCAAGTTTCGTGGGAAGAGATACGCCTGAACGTGCCGCCTGGAAGGTCGTTTATCGATCTGCCATGGGAGTTTCGTCAGCTCATATGGACGCCGGACCTGTACATCTGGCAACTTCAGACTATGAGAATACTTTCTGTTCTGCAGGAGATGGCCTCGTTACGGCTTTATGCCAATCGCACCGTGTCAGTCAGTATTGG TGccacaataacaataaaatgtgaGATGGACTTCGTGCTCTACCCCTTAGATGTACAGAACTGCGCAATAGACTTTAGCagtt ACAAATACACAACAGAGGACGTCCGTTTCGAGTGGAGGGAAGTCGCCCCATGGTTCGGGATCGCCGGGGAGCAGCGGCACGAGTTCCGACTGCCGAAATACGTGGTCACCTTCGTCACGGACAAAAGTAATCATATTCGAAATTTTGGTGAAG GTGAACACTCAGCAGCACGGCTTCAAATCAAGCTCTCGCGAGAGCTCAGAGGATATTTGCTGGAGAGCTACCTTCCTTCTTCGCTGTTCGTTATCATCTCCTGGGGAAGTTTCTGCGTCATTCCCGAGATAGTACCAGGAAGAATGGTACTCCTGGTGACTACATTACTGTCACTCGTCACGATGTTCGATACTGTGag caCGAACTCTCCTGATGCATTGGAACTAAAATGCATTGAAGTATGGCTGATCTCATGCACGTTATTCGTGTTCCTTGCCCTGCTGGAATACTTTGTGGTCCTGTTCGGGATCCGGTACGACAAGAGCTGGAGTCGACGGCGGCAGGACTTACGGCGAGCTGCCTCCGCAGCGCAACTAGCACCACCTTTACATATGAATCATTCACag AGGTTAAGTACCCCAGTGACTGGTACACCCCAAGGCGGCGTCTTCTCACCACAACTGAGTGTCGAAGACGAGGGCCTCAAACAACAGTTTTCACATCAAACTATTCAGAGG TCCACCTCTTCGGAAAGAAGGAGTTGGAGAGGAAATAGAGTTGGATGTGAGACGAGACCCGTTAGTAAG GACTCACCAATTTTGGAAGCGATACAACAATCTGGGAGCGCAAACGGCGTTTGGGCGCGAATTTGCACGTCAGCCGAAAAAGGTGTCATGTTCTGTGGTGCACAGCATGGCGCTTTAGACAGATACGCGCTTATTGTGTTTCCATTGTGCTTTATACTTTTCACAGTGATTTATTGGACCACTTACCTCAGTGAGGCACATCGGGCGATGCATAGCACGCGCTACGGGTGA